Below is a genomic region from Kribbella qitaiheensis.
CCTGGGCGCGCGGTACGCCGCGATCGGCCGCGACCGATGCGACGGCGTCGACGATCTCCGGGTCGCTGGAGTTCTGCCCGTAGAGAGACTGCGACCGCGCGTCACCACCCGAACGGTTGGTGCTCGCGTCATCCCAGTCGCGGGTCAGCCGGCCGCGAGCGAGCGGGCTCCAGGGAATGACGCCGATGCCTTCGTCGAGGCACAGCGGCAGCATCTCCCGCTCCTCTTCGCGGTTGAGCAGGTTGTAGTGGTTCTGCATCGTCACGAACCGCGCCCATCCGTTGGCCTTCTGCAGATGCAGAGCCTTGGAGAACTCCCACGCAGCCATCGACGACGCCCCGAGGTAGCGCACCTTCCCAGCCCGTACGACGGAGTCGAGCGTCTCCAGGATCTCTTCCAGCGGGACGCTTCGGTCCAGTCGGTGGATCTGGTACAGGTCGACGTAATCCGTCCCGAGCCGGGTCAGGCTGGCGTCCAGTTCGGCCAGGATCGCCTTGCGGG
It encodes:
- a CDS encoding aldo/keto reductase; the encoded protein is MKYVKLGSTGLDVSPIALGCMTYGEPSRGGQPWSLPEDASRAGIKQALDAGINFFDTANVYSAGSSEEIVGRALNDFADRDDVVIATKVHGTMRPGRPNGGGLSRKAILAELDASLTRLGTDYVDLYQIHRLDRSVPLEEILETLDSVVRAGKVRYLGASSMAAWEFSKALHLQKANGWARFVTMQNHYNLLNREEEREMLPLCLDEGIGVIPWSPLARGRLTRDWDDASTNRSGGDARSQSLYGQNSSDPEIVDAVASVAADRGVPRAQVALAWVSKHPAVSAPIIGATKPEHLDDAIASLDLDLTDEEIVRLEAPYTPHGIAI